TCTTGGCGGCGACGATCTCGCTGGCTGCCTCGGTGACCTTGGGAGCGATGATCACCTCGACGAACTGGCGCTCCACGATGGCGCGCGCGGTAGTCTCGTCAAGCTCGCGGTTGAAGGCGATGATGCCGCCGAAGGCGGACTCTGGATCGGTCTTGTAGGCGAGATCGTAGGCTTCCATGACGTTGCCGGCAACCGCGACGCCGCAAGGGTTGGCGTGCTTCACGATGACACAGGCGGGCTGGTCGAACTGCTTCACGCACTCAAGCGCCGCGTCGGTGTCGCCGATGTTATTGTAGGAAAGTTCCTTGCCCTGGATCTGGCGTGCGGTGGAGATGGAAGCCTCCTTGGCCCCCTTCTCGACGTAGAAAGCGCCCGACTGGTGCGGGTTCTCGCCGTAGCGCATCCCTTGGGCCAGCTGGTACTGCAGGGTCAGGGTGTCCGGGTACTTGGCAACACCTTCACCGGTGCGGGCACCCAGCCAGTTGGAAATGGCGCCGTCGTAGGCGGCGGTGTGCTGGTACACCTTGACGGCGAGACGGAAGTTGGTCTCACGGGAGACGCTGCCGGCGCTGGCTTTCATCTCGTCCAGGACCACCTGGTAGTCGGCGTGGTCGACGATGACAGTGACGTCGCGGTTGTTCTTGGCAGCGGAGCGGAGCATGGTCGGGCCGCCGATGTCGATATTCTCGATGGCGTCTTCCATGGTGCAGTCCTCCTTGGCCACGGTCGCCTCGAACGGGTAGAGGTTGACCACCACCATGTCGATCGGCTCGATGCCGTGCTCCTGCATCTTGGCCACGTGCGCCGGGTTCTCCCTCATGCCGAGGATGCCGCCGTGCACCTTCGGGTGCAGCGTCTTGACCCTGCCGTCCAGCATCTCGGGGAAACCGGTGAACTCGGAGACGTCCTTCACCGGGATACCTGCCTCGCGCAGCAGTTTCGCAGTGCCGCCGGTGGAGAGGATCTCCACGCCGTAGCCCGCCAACGCCCGGGAAAATTCCACCACTCCAGTCTTCTCCGACACGCTTACCAGCGCGCGCCCAATCTTTGCCATTTGCCCACTCCTTTTGTTACTACATTTTGGTGTTGAAAAAGTATTATCACAGAGGACACAGAGGTTCACTGAGGACACAGAGAGTAAATCGGGGTAAAACCTTAAAGTCTTATGCCTTTCCTCTGGGACCTTTATGGACCTCCGAGTCCTCTGTAGTCAGGCTTTTGTTTTGGGGAAATCTATATTGGCCAGGAAGTGCTTTTCGAAGAGTGGTGTGCCGGAAAGGGGGATGACACGGACCTTTTGCGCCAGGGCCTCCATCTGTTCGCGGCCGTCCGCGCTGAGCAATACACGCTCCACGCCGGCCAGCGCCCCCTCCTTGATAAATCCGGTGATTCTTACCATTTTTTCGTTGAAAATTCCAACCTTTTTTAGCACATCCGGCGAGAGCACGGCCCCGAAGGAACCGGTGAGCACCACGCGTGAAACATCGTCCAGCACAAGGTTCGCCTTCTCCAAGAGGATCTCCATTCCGCCCCGCATAGCGCCTTTGGCGAGTTGCAGCGCGCGGATATCCTCCTGGTCGAGGTAGACGAAACTTTTGGCGTCCCGGTGCAGTACGAAACTGGTGATGCCGTTCACCTCCTGCACGCGGTTGCCGAGGTTAGAGTCTATCTCGGCTGCGGGGAGGAGGCGGCCGGTTGTTTCCACGATACCCGCTTCGAGGAGGGCAGCCACGGTGTCCAGCACGCCCGTGCCGCAGATGCCGCTCGGCGCGGCGCCGGTGATGGTGGATAAAAGTAGCCTGTCCCCTTTTATCTGAACGCCGCTCACGGCACCGGGAAGGGCCGCCATGCCGCACTTCAGGTTGCCCCCTTCAAAGGCGGGGCCGGCGGCGGCAGATGTGGCGAGGTAGCGTTCGCCGTCGAAAAGGGCTATCTCCGCGTTGGTGCCAACGTCCAGGAACAGGGTACCGGGCGCGGGCGCCTCGGGCATGCCGAAGAGGAAGGCGAGCAGGTCGCCGCCGACGAAGCCGCCCGGAAGAGGCAGCAGGTAGCAAGGGTGTTTGCGGCTCCAGCCGAGATCGAGGGTGGTTACGGCCTTTCCGGCGGAAAAGAGGGGACGAAAGGGAGGATGGGCCAGCGACTCTACCGGCAGGGCCAGCGCGATGGTCTCCATGGAAGGGTTGCCGGCGATGGCTACCTGCGCGAGATCTGCGTGCGACGCACCCGCCTGTTCGAGCAGTGCGTCGGTCATGCGCTCCATCTCGGCAGCCAGGGCGGCCTGCATGGCGCGCAGGGTTCCGGGATCGCCCCCCGCGGTGAGGCGGGCCAAGACATCAGCTCCCCAACGGCGCTGGGGGTTCATGGCGCCGGTGACGGCCAAGCGGGTTCCGGTGGCAGGATCGACAAGCGACGCAGCTATGGTGGTGGTGCCAAGGTCAAAAGCGGCGGCGAGCCCCTTAGACGAAGACAATGGCGCTTCCCCCGGCAGGTTCGACCACGCCGATCGACACGGCGAAGAGGCCGGACTGTTCAGCGCGGGCAAGGAATTCACGGGCGTCGCCGGGAGCGAAGGAGATGAGGAGCCCTCCCGAGGTCTGCGGATCGAAGAGGGGCAGCAGCGCGTCGCCGCCGGAGCCCGTCACGTGGGATTCGTAATGATGGCGGTTGCGGTAGCAGCCTGCCGGGACCATGCCGTCGTGGATCAGGGCCGGGACGCCAGCCATGACCGGAACCCGGGAGAGTTCGATGCGGAAGGTCACCTTGGCGCCAAGCGCCATCTCGCAGGCGTGGCCGATGAAACCGAAGCCGGTCACGTCGGTGGCGGCGGTAGCGTTGCAGGCGATCATCAGTTCGCATGCCTTGGCGTTCAGCGCCGTCATCCAGCCGATGGCTTCCGTCGCGAGGGCGTCGTCGATCATCTCGGCCTTGATGGCGGTCGAGACGATACCGGTCCCAAGCGGCTTGGTGAGCACCAGGACGTCGCCGGGGCGGGCGGTGCAGTTTCTGACGATGCGGGGGGGATCGATGAGGCCGGTGACCGCCATGCCGAATTTCAATTCGTCGTCTTCCACCGTGTGGCCGCCGACCAGGCAGGCGCCCGCCTCCTTGAGAGCGTCGGCACCGCCGGCGAGGATGGCGGCGAGCACGGCGGTGGGGAGTGAGCAGGCCGGGAAGAAGGCGAGGTTCATCGCCGTCACCGGTTTGCCCCCCATGGCATAGACGTCGGAGAGGGCGTTGGCCGCGGCGATGCGGCCGAAGGTGAAGGGATCGTCCACGAGCGGCGTGATGATGTCGGTGGTCTCCACCAGGGCAAGGCTCTCCCCTATGCGGTAGATTCCCGCATCCTCGGCGCCCTCGACACCTACGATGAGGTTGGGGTCGTCCGAGCGGGTTATGTCGCGGATGGCATCTTCCAGGCCCGCCGGGCCCAGTTTGGCAGCTCAACCCGCCGCCTGCACCATCGTCGTAAGGCGTACCTTGTCAGTCATAAAAACCCCTAAAATCTTAAAACAAACCGGAAACCTCTCACAGGAAGGAACTCTGATGATATCTAAGAACTGCACTTCCTGAGAAACCAAAGACTTTGGGGTTAAATCAAAAGCTCCCTGGTTTTCTCAGATGTTCTCAGGCTTTCTCCTTGTGAAAGGTTCTCGTTTTTTCTTCTCGTGTTCTACCCGATATACACCCTGCGTACGCGGCGGGTGGCGATGCCGCACATAATCTCGTAAGGGATGGTGCCGGCTTTCTCGGCCAATTCCTCGGCGGTGATGCGATCGCCCATCGGGTCGGGACCCAGCAGGGTCACATCATCCCCGACCGCGACGCCCTCGATGTCAGTCACGTCCAGCATGATCCAGTCCATGCACACTGTGCCGGCTACGCGGGCACGCTTGCCGCGGATGAGCGCCTCTCCCTTGTTGGTCAGACTGCGGCAATAACCGTCGGCGTACCCCACGGGAACGCTGGCGATCAGCGCCCGCTTGTCGGCGACGTAGCGTCGGCCGTAGCTGATACTGGTCCCGGGCTCCACCCACTTGAGCATCGCCACCCGGCTCTTCAGCTTCATGACGGGCAGCGAGGCTGTTTCGTCGACGAAGTCCCGGGAAGGGGCGGCGCCGTAGAGGATGATCCCCGGCCGGACCAGGTTGCAAAAGGGAAGATCAGCCGCGAGGATGGCGGCGCTGTTGGCAACATGGACGTAGGCGGGATCGAACCCCTGGCGGCGGGCCTCGATGACGGCGGCGTTGAAACGCTCCGCCTGCAGCTTGGTGAAGGCGAGGCCGTCGGGGTCGCGTTCGTCGGCGCTGGCGAAGTGGGAGAAAATCCCTTCCATCTCAAGGTTCTTGAACTGCTTCAACTGCTCCAGAAATTCCGGCACCTTGTCCCAGGTGACGCCGAGGCGTCCCATGCCGGTATCGACCTTCAGGTGGATCTTGGCCTTGCGGTAGCACTTGATTTCCAAGGCCGCCCGGTCCAGCGCTGCCGCCTGCTCCAGTGAATAGAGCGCGGTGGAGATGTTGAGACCTATGCAGCGTCTCTCTTCGCCGGGGTAAATGCCGCCGAGGATCAGCACCGGGCGGTAGATGCCGCTCATGCGCAGTTGCACCCCCTCCGCGAGGAAAGCGACCGCGAAAGCGTCCACTCCCAGCTTTTCCAACTCCTCGGAGACGTACTGGAAACCGTGGCCGTAGGCATCGGCCTTGACGACGGCAAGGATGCCGCACCCCTGGGGCACCTTCTTCTGGACCAGGCCGAAGTTGTGCCTCAGTGCGGCGAGATCTATCTCAACTACCGTAGGCCGACTATCCATCTCGAAATCCCGTATCGGTATATCTGAATGAAATCAGGCCGGGACATTCCCGGCCAGAGATTTTTCTACCACTTTAGCCCAGGAGTGTAAAGGCAAAAACCCGAAAGCGATTGACTTTGCAAGAGGATTCCATTATGTTTACGACCTCAGCGAAAAGCCAGCTAGGGGAGTTCGCCAGAACTGAGACAGGTCGATTCCTGAACCCTTTGAACCTGATCCGGGTAGTACCGGCGTAGGGAAGCGGCGCGTACTCCGACCTTTTATCGTGAGCCGTGACCCCCGTCGCGGCTTTTTGTTTTTTTAAACCTTAAAACCGGGCCCCCTTCACACGGAAGTTTCCGGTTTGGCTTTATGCTTTTTCGAGGTGTGCCTTGTTAAAACTCGTGGTGGACCATAGCGGGAAGGAGCGGCGCGTAGCAGGACTGTACCTGATCACGGACCAGGGTGAACGTCTGGTGCCGCGGGTGCGGGAGGCACTGGCCAGCGGCGGCGTTGCTCTGCTGCAGTACCGCGACAAGGTGCGCACCTACGAGGAGCGCCTAACGCTCGGCAACGACCTGAAACATCTATGCGCGGAGTTCCAGGCACAGTTCATCGTCAATGACGACCTGGAACTGGCGCTGGCCTTGGACGCCGACGGCCTGCATCTGGGCCAGGAGGACGGCGACCCGGCCGCGGCCCGCGCCGCCCTGGGCCCTAAGAAGCTGATCGGCATCTCCACCCACTCGGTGGAAGAAGCGCTCGCCGCTCAGGAGGCGGGTGCCGACTACATCGGCTTCGGCTCCCTCTATCCCACCCAGACCAAGGACGTCGAGCACCTGCAGAGCCCGGAAGAGCTGGCCCAGTTGAGGGAAAAGGTACAGATCCCCATTGTGGCCATTGGCGGCATCACCCGCGACAACGCCTGCGCGGTGATCGACGCCGGCGCTGATGCGATCGCGATCATCTCCGCCATCCTTTCCGCCCGCTCGCCCGGTCTCGCCGCCACCGAACTTTCCCTGCTCTTCAACCGCACCACGACCCAACCGCGCGGCGCCGTCCTTACCATCGCCGGCAGCGACTCCGGCGGCGGGGCGGGGATCCAGGCGGACCTGAAGACCATAACGCTCCTGGGGAGCTACGGCGCTTCTGCGATCACCGCCCTCACCGCCCAGAACACCCGTGGTGTCACCGGCATCCACTCGTCACCGCCGGCTTTCCTGGCGGAGCAGATCGATGCGGTGCTCTCCGACATCCCCATCGACGTGGTGAAAATCGGCATGCTGTCGTCACCGGAGAACGCGGAGATCGTCGCGGACAAGCTGACCGCCTACGAGATGAGGATGGTGGTGCTCGATCCGGTGATGAGCGCGAAGGGGGGCGTGGCGCTCCTCGAGGACGAGGCGCTCGCAGTGCTGAAGAAAAGACTGGTGCCGCTGAGCTACCTGGTCACCCCCAACATCCCGGAGGCGGAGGCACTCACCGGCCTCACCATAACCGACAGCGCCGGCATGGAGCTGGCCGCCCGCGCGCTGCACCTCATGGGGGCCAAGCACGTGCTGGTCAAGGGGGGACACCTGACCGAAGGGGTGGTGACCGACATCCTGTTCGACGGTACCGGGTTTACCCGCTTCAGCGCGCCGCGCGTGCTCACCCGCAACACCCACGGCACCGGCTGCACCCTGGCCTCTGCCATCGCCACCAACCTGGCCCAGGGCGAGCCGCTCCCGAGCGCGATACTGAGGGCGAAGCTGTTCGTGACCCGCGCCATCAAGTTCTCGCAGCCCCTGGGCAAAGGACACGGGCCGGTGAACCATTTCCTGGCGGCGCGGGACCAAGGGGAGTAGGACACGCCGATTACCCGCCCGGCCAACAAGGGGGGCGAATGATTATTCGCCCCTACAGTGGACGCGGATGGTCTCAGTGCTCATAGAAACGAAAAGTGTAGATCCACGAACATAAAAGGAGTAGCCATGACCCAGCTGGAATACGCCCGCAAGGGGATCATCACCGACAAGATGAAGACTGCAGCCCTCGCCGAGGGGGTGGAGGCCGAGTTCATCCGCGCCGGGATCGCCGCCGGGAACATCATCATCTGCCATAACAACAAGCACGTGAACGGCACGCCGCTCGCCGTGGGCAAGGGCCTCAGAACCAAGGTCAACGCCAATATCGGCAGCTCCGCCGACGACCTGAATTTCGAGAAGGAGCTGGAGAAGGTACGCGTGGCGGTAGCCAGCGGCGCCGATGCCATCATGGACCTCTCCACCGGCGGCCCGGTCGACGAGATCCGCCGCGCGGTCATCGCCGAGACTTCCGCCTGCATCGGCACCGTGCCGCTGTACCAGGCGGCTCTGGACGCGGTGAGAAAGCACAAGAAAGCGATCGTGGAGATGACCGTTGAGGACATCTTCCAGGGCGTCATCAAGCACGCCGAAGACGGTGTCGACTTCATCACCGTGCACTGCGGCGTGACCCGTTCTACCGTAGAGCGCATGCGCAAGGAAGGGCGCATCATGGACGTGGTCTCCCGCGGCGGCGCCTTCACCATCGAGTGGATGGCGCACAACAATGCTGAGAACCCGCTCTACGAGCATTTCGACCGCCTGCTGGAGATCACCAAGGCTTACGACATGACCCTGTCGCTGGGCGACGGCTTCCGCCCCGGCTGCCTGGCCGACGCCACCGACCGCGCCCAGATCCACGAGCTGATCATCCTGGGCGAGCTGACCCAGCGCGCGCAGGAGTACGGCGTGCAGGTCATGATCGAGGGGCCGGGCCACATGCCGCTGAACCAGATCGAGGCCAACATCCTGCTGCAGAAGCGTCTGTGCCACGGCGCGCCGTTCTACGTGCTGGGACCGCTGGTCACTGACATCGCTCCGGGCTACGACCACATCACCTCCGCCATCGGCGGGACCATCGCCGCCGCGGCCGGCGCCGACTTCCTCTGCTACGTGACTCCGTCCGAACACCTGAAGCTGCCGAGCGTCGAGGACGTGCGTGAAGGTGTGATGGCGTCGCGCATCGCCGCCCACGCTGCCGACATCGTCAAGGGGGTCAAAGGGGCCATCGAGAAGGACAACCAGATGGCGCGCTGCCGCAAGAAGCTCGACTGGGAAGGGCAGTTCGCGTTGGCAATCGACCCGGTCAAGGCGCGCCGTCTGCGCGACGAGTCCGGCGTAGCGGACCACGGTGCCTGCACCATGTGCGGCGAGTTCTGCGCCTATAAGGTTATGGACGACGCCACCGAGCGCGAGCGCGCCAACGCCGCCGCCTGCGCCTAGCACGCCTGCGCTGCTCCACACAAAAGCCGCTGCCCCACCGAGGGACAGCGGCTTTTGTTTTTTTACCGGCATCTGGCTGCCCATCGCAGAGAAGAAGGCGCCCTGCATGCAGCAGCGTCGCCGCGCGCAGCGTAGGAGGCAGGGGCTGGAGGTAAAGATGTACCTCCCACTGCCAGCGCAGAAGTAAAATATTCACACCCCCTGCTGCTCTTTTCGACCCGAGACCTAAAGAATTGCACCGCCAAGAGAACTAGAATGGGGTTGACGACTACGCCCATTTACGGTAAAAGTTTGTGTCTCGTAACCTTGCCAACAGGGTATGTAGGTCCACCACCCGTTTACAAATGGTTACGCGAAAATTAGCCGGAGTAACTCAGTTGGTAGAGTAGCTGATTCGTAATCAGCAAGTCGGCGGTTCGAGTCCGCTCTTCGGCTCCAACAAAATCAAAAGGCTAGGCTAAAAAGCCTAGCCTTTTCGTTTGGAATATTTTCGCAATCCTCCATCCCAAAACGCCATCATTGCAGCCTCTGACACCCCACAAAGAAGCGACCTTAAACTCCGGCAGTGCAAAAATAACTACAGATGGCGAAGCGACCAATGGTTGCAGCAACGTGGGTCAACGTCTGCTGTTTATCGCAGAATACGATATTACCAGGAGCAAATTTTACATTTGAGAGATCCGGCTCAATCTCTCAAATGGCACTTATTACAGAGGCTTTTCTGAAAATTGGAGAAGCTCGTTACAGGTCTATCGTAAAAAGTCTTTGCTGTTTCAATGGAGAGACGTCCTTGGGAGTATTCAACAGGGACGCTGTTGTCGATGCCGGGATACATCCCTTCGTACACGAGGAAGGTGGACTGCGTGTTCCATCTAGTGCTCGCATCCCACCCGCTTGCGTGGGCCCTGTGACACGACAGGCACATAACGTTTTCGCCGCCGTTAGGACCACTCCGTTTAAGATCGGCAGATGCGACAACCGACTTCAACGACTTGTAATCCTTGGTGTTCAACTCGTATGGAACCATCGAAGTGTAAGACGTGTCGTGGTTTCCACTTAGATCTCCTGAGCGCATGTATGAATTGTAGTTACTAACAATCTCATGCGAAAAGGTGGCTCTGACACCAGAGGGGTGTTTGTGCACGCCGGCAAGTCCGGGGTGACAGTTGAGACACCATTCCGACATACCACTTCCGTACGCGATCTGGGTATCGTGGCTGCTCTCCGACCTGTTGAAAAGACGTGGAGCAACAGCGGCAGGGGGATCTGCCGACAGGAGAGGGGCTCCTGAGACATTCCTGGGTAGGTACCCCTTCCCCGCGAGCAGGCGGTAGGTGCCAACCGACACATATGCGGTAGGTTCCGGGCTGTCGGGATAAGAGCCAGAAGCTATTATTGGGGGGCCGGAAACGCTGATTGACCCGTCGGCCAGTCGCCGGTAGTTGCCATGAGGATCATGGCAGCTGATACAGGTGAGGCTTGAACTGGGATAGTTTCCACCCGGAGAATAGGCAAAGGTGCTATCGGCCTCATACCCGAAGTCCGCTGCAACTATGTTATGTCCATGCCGCTCGCCACGGCTCAGTTCGTTTGCTCCGTTCAAGGTTGACCACGTGTACGTTTTCCTGAGCCAGCAAAAGTCTCCGCCAGAAGGAAGCTGAACACAGATGGAGAAGGTATTCAAATTGGTTGAAACATAATGCTTTGAGGGGATGGCAACCCCAATGGGGGCTTGGTGGCATGTAAGGCAGGTGGATCCGGCATCGGACCCGATCAGTTGGGGCGGGACGGTATGGCACCCCGAGCAGTTGCCTGTACCGCCGTTGTGGAAAATGTCATCCCCCCTGCTTATCGCAACGTGTATAGATAAAGCCAACAAGACAGATGCCAGCAGCGTAATGGTTCTCATTGCGCCCCCCGATTACTGCTCACAGTGCGTACACTTATCACAGAGTCCGAGTGCAACGTCGACGGCATGTAAATGTTTTATATTCTCCTATTTTCCCACTCCACTGCACCCTGTCAACTACAGCAGGGCGCCTGATCATGGCCAGGGTCCGGTACCCGCGTCACAAACGACTTTATGACAAAAGCAGGGCTAGGCTTGTGAGAACTGTCGCTGTACTTGAGACTGTGCTCTGCTAACTTCCAGCCTGTCGCAGCAGGCCTGCCGCCAAAGGTTTTATGTTTTTTTTGACAGTTAACTTCTGAGGGGGGATGTCATGAGCTTAAATCAGATATAACCCCAAAGTGAAAAGGCCCGCCGAGATGGCGGGCCTTCTTTGTTGCGTCTAACTGGGTACCCTTTTCAAGGGTGGTTGCCAGTGCCCGTGGGCACCGGGAGGTTAACAGCTTCAGGTTGTGAGATTCCGAATCGGTGGAGTTTCTTTGATGCTGATTACCTCCTTTTTTCCGAGATCCCTCTTAGCTAGCTAGCTGAGTCAAACATAGCATCAGTGACGGCAAAGAAACAGTCTGTCCAAAAAAAATTTTTCCGGATATACTGCTTAAGTTGCCTCTCCTCTGAGTTTGAACCCGCTAACATTACCATCCCACTGCCAGACCTCTGAGTATATCCTCATTTACTGATACAGAGCCGCCATCTGCCGTCCCGGACCGAAAGTACCAGGCTCGGAACTCGTCACCTGTACGCTTCCGTTCACTTTCATCGCCTGGAACTGGGTCGCGTTGTTCCCCTGCCGCAGTAACGCCACCGAATTGCCGCTCTTCACGTTCCAGTCGATGGTGAGGGTGTCGAGATAGGTGTCACCATGGTAGCGGTTGAAGGTGTAACGCAGCATGTCGCCGCTCTTTTGGGCGTGCACCTTGAAAGTATCGCCGTTTTCGCTGTACTGGAAGTCCTTCTCTCCCTGGGCCACGGGGTTATGCCCGCTCCAGAACTCGATGGTGTTGAAAACAACAAAGTCAACCAGCGCCGATATCTGGTAAACAGGGACGATGATGAATGCCCATGTCACCAGGCTGCGCAGGAACTTGTCGCTTACCTGTCCGTTAACCTGATACACCTTCTTAGTGAGCGCCATCTTGCCGTAGCACCCCTGCAGGGAAACCATGGCGACCACCATGGCAAGTAGTGCAGCTGTCACTCGTTTCATGACTCCGTCCTCCTTGAGTGTTGAATGTAATAGGGAAATGTTGCTATCCCGACCCTACCAATATAGCAGAAGACTCTCTCTTCTTGTTAAGGAAGTTGAGGCCACTCCTCAAATCCGTGTCTATAACAGTAACAATGAAAAAGAGGCCCGCTGTTGTTCCGCAGGGCCTCTTCTTTTACTCGATCCCCTCGTTACAGGGGTCATCTCGACGCTTGCGACGTCGAAGCTGGTACAGCTGTTTCGTAATTAGAATCCTCTTCAGTGGAAGTTACCTCGATGCTGCTACCTCCTTTTCCGAGACATTCTGTTACAGCTAGCTAGCTGAGAGTAATATACCACCTGCTTGTAAAATTTACAGAGAGCTGCAACATTTTTTATGGTTCATGCACGCCGGGTTGACCGTGACCGTGCGCCGTCAGACTGGACTTCGAAGTGGCGGGTGCTAAAATCCGTGGGTGCCTTAACCCGGATTAACCATTCTTGACAACGACGGGCGCCCGCATGGCGAAAGCGCCTCTGCCGTACCCAGGGGAGAGCCATGAAAACGATAGCGGTGGCGGTTATCCTGATCCTCCTGCTTCTTGTTGGCTTCGGAGTTTACTATTTTCTCGACACTACGGGCCCCGCCCTCGCGCTCTCCCGGCAAAGCGGACCCATCTCCTCCAGGCTCGACGTGACACTCAGGCTGCGGGACCGCTCCGGGCTGAGATCCGTGAGCGTCAACCTGGTGCAGGGGCAGAAGAGCTTCCCCGTTCTGTCCAAGGAGTACCCCTCCGGCACGAAGGACGCGGCGGAGACCTTCCGGCTGCCGGCCCAGCCCGGTCTCAAAGAAGGGCCGGTCCGGCTCGAGGTGAAGGTGGCGGACCGCTCCATCTTCGGTTTCGGCTCCGGCAACCGCACCGAGCACGCCTTCAATTTCGAGTACCAGAACAAGCCCCCGGCGGTCGCCATCCTGAGCACCGCGCACAACATCTCCCGCGGCGGCGCGGGGCTGGTGGTGTACACGGTGAACCGCGAGGTCGTCCGGACCGGCGTGGTCTTCGCCGACCGCTTCTACCCCGCCTACCGCCAGCCCGGCGGCTTCTACGCCTGCCTGTTCCCCTTCCCCAGCGACCTACCGGAGGAGCGCTTCGTCCCCAAGGTGCTGGCTGTCGACCAGGCGGGAAACGAGAGGCTGACCGGCATCTACTACCACGTGCTGGAGAAATCCTTCCCGAGGGACCGGATCGAGCTTACCGACACGTTCCTGGAGAAGGTTGCCAGCGAATTCAAGGACCGCTTCCCCAAGGCGGCGACGCCGCTGGAGGTGTTTCTCAAGGTCAACGGGGAAGGGCGCAAGGCGGACCGGCAGATCCTGGACCAGGTTGGTCTCAAGACCTCCCCCACCCCGCTTTGGGAAAGCGAATTCCTGCGCCTCCCCAATTCCGCCCCCCGGGGAAGCTTCAGCCAACTGCGCAGCTACTTCTACAAGGGGAAACAGGTGGACGAGCAATACCACCTAGGGATCGACCTCGCCTCACTGGCGCATTCCAAGGTCCCTGCGGCCAACAGCGGGCACGTGGTCTGGGCCGAAGACCTCGGCATCTACGGCCAGTGCGTCATCATCGACCATGGCATGGGGCTGCAAACGCTCTACGGCCACTTGAGCCGGATCGCCGTCAAGGAAGGGGACCAGGTGAAAAAGGGCGACATCATCGGCGACACTGGGGATACCGGCCTTGCCGGCGGCGACCACCTCCACTTCGGCGTGGTGGTCTCGGGGCAGGAAGTTAACCCGATCGAGTGGTGGGACCCTTCCTGGATTAAGAACAACGTCATCGGGAAACTGGAAGAGGCGAAACAGGTGGCAGGCGGCAAGTAGCCGGGAAAAGGGAGTTCCGGAGGTGGAGCGATGCAGCAACTGGTACTGATTCGACACGGCGAGAGCGTCTGGAACCAAGAAAACCTCTTCACCGGCTGGACTGACGTGGAGCTTTCACCGCGGGGCGAGGAGGAGAGCCACAACGCGGGACGGCTACTGAAGGAGAAAGGATTCGTCTTCGACGTCGCTTTTACATCCATGCTGCGCCGGGCCATCGGCACGCTCTGGATTATCCTGCACGAGATGGACCTGATGTGGATCGCGGAGCACAAGGACTGGCGCCTGAACGAGAGGCACTACGGGGCGCTGCAGGGGTTGAACAAGGCGCAGACCGCGGATAAGTACGGAGAGGAGCAGGTGAAGCTGTGGCGCCGCAGCTACCACGTCCGGCCACCCGCACTCGCCGATGGGGATCAGCGTTACCCCGGCCACGACCCACGCTACGCCGGGCTGCCACAGCACCTGATCCCGAGGACCGAGTGCCTACAGGACACGGTGGAGCGGGTGCTGCCGTGCTGGCAGCAGGTGATCGCCCCTGCATTGCGCGAGTGCCGCCGCCCGCTCATCGTCGCCCACGGCAATAGCCTGCGCGCCTTGATTAAGTACCTGGACCGGGTCTCCGA
This window of the Geomonas agri genome carries:
- the purH gene encoding bifunctional phosphoribosylaminoimidazolecarboxamide formyltransferase/IMP cyclohydrolase, with protein sequence MAKIGRALVSVSEKTGVVEFSRALAGYGVEILSTGGTAKLLREAGIPVKDVSEFTGFPEMLDGRVKTLHPKVHGGILGMRENPAHVAKMQEHGIEPIDMVVVNLYPFEATVAKEDCTMEDAIENIDIGGPTMLRSAAKNNRDVTVIVDHADYQVVLDEMKASAGSVSRETNFRLAVKVYQHTAAYDGAISNWLGARTGEGVAKYPDTLTLQYQLAQGMRYGENPHQSGAFYVEKGAKEASISTARQIQGKELSYNNIGDTDAALECVKQFDQPACVIVKHANPCGVAVAGNVMEAYDLAYKTDPESAFGGIIAFNRELDETTARAIVERQFVEVIIAPKVTEAASEIVAAKKNVRLMECGFWPEQPAARCDFKRVNGGMLVQDADLDLFAELKVVTKRAPTDQEMEDLLFTWRVAKFVKSNAIVYGRSNATVGVGAGQMSRVNSARIAAIKAEHAGIPVQGAVMASDAFFPFRDGLDNAASVGVTAVIQPGGSMRDAEVIAAADEHNIAMVFTGMRHFRH
- a CDS encoding ASKHA domain-containing protein gives rise to the protein MSSSKGLAAAFDLGTTTIAASLVDPATGTRLAVTGAMNPQRRWGADVLARLTAGGDPGTLRAMQAALAAEMERMTDALLEQAGASHADLAQVAIAGNPSMETIALALPVESLAHPPFRPLFSAGKAVTTLDLGWSRKHPCYLLPLPGGFVGGDLLAFLFGMPEAPAPGTLFLDVGTNAEIALFDGERYLATSAAAGPAFEGGNLKCGMAALPGAVSGVQIKGDRLLLSTITGAAPSGICGTGVLDTVAALLEAGIVETTGRLLPAAEIDSNLGNRVQEVNGITSFVLHRDAKSFVYLDQEDIRALQLAKGAMRGGMEILLEKANLVLDDVSRVVLTGSFGAVLSPDVLKKVGIFNEKMVRITGFIKEGALAGVERVLLSADGREQMEALAQKVRVIPLSGTPLFEKHFLANIDFPKTKA
- the selD gene encoding selenide, water dikinase SelD; the encoded protein is MTDKVRLTTMVQAAGUAAKLGPAGLEDAIRDITRSDDPNLIVGVEGAEDAGIYRIGESLALVETTDIITPLVDDPFTFGRIAAANALSDVYAMGGKPVTAMNLAFFPACSLPTAVLAAILAGGADALKEAGACLVGGHTVEDDELKFGMAVTGLIDPPRIVRNCTARPGDVLVLTKPLGTGIVSTAIKAEMIDDALATEAIGWMTALNAKACELMIACNATAATDVTGFGFIGHACEMALGAKVTFRIELSRVPVMAGVPALIHDGMVPAGCYRNRHHYESHVTGSGGDALLPLFDPQTSGGLLISFAPGDAREFLARAEQSGLFAVSIGVVEPAGGSAIVFV
- the alr gene encoding alanine racemase, whose amino-acid sequence is MDSRPTVVEIDLAALRHNFGLVQKKVPQGCGILAVVKADAYGHGFQYVSEELEKLGVDAFAVAFLAEGVQLRMSGIYRPVLILGGIYPGEERRCIGLNISTALYSLEQAAALDRAALEIKCYRKAKIHLKVDTGMGRLGVTWDKVPEFLEQLKQFKNLEMEGIFSHFASADERDPDGLAFTKLQAERFNAAVIEARRQGFDPAYVHVANSAAILAADLPFCNLVRPGIILYGAAPSRDFVDETASLPVMKLKSRVAMLKWVEPGTSISYGRRYVADKRALIASVPVGYADGYCRSLTNKGEALIRGKRARVAGTVCMDWIMLDVTDIEGVAVGDDVTLLGPDPMGDRITAEELAEKAGTIPYEIMCGIATRRVRRVYIG